A genomic window from Flavobacterium sp. I3-2 includes:
- a CDS encoding AAA family ATPase, with protein MSNRLIKSVKLNGYKSIKDIDIKLEGGLNLIIGKNSVGKSNFLDFFHKILTINLDDIANFDSEILFSDDSRFEIEKSFTLEKNESKSFTTSSKIEINFNDKFFDRSITFKEFITDSDNLPFQVIKVCHGLPSNKLFISDDVYFKHSKSDFDEDFFKIMRDPSVTSFTKNLLLFVYREMTYITNLEDKNFKSYLANKIEDVLYDLNLNIKNLTSIEEIRVNKGFDIYTDANSISIKNLKLEYKVDGVWLDFDHLSDGTKRVFYIVSEVLSSLDTTTIIFTPYGFQEALSVFNRTIVLIEEPEIGLHPKQFNSLLQFLKDESETKQILFTTHSPLSLNIVGYKDLDKIIIFRKDNNKTIAANLSDQEKMKINQFKQDSGLYLSDYWLFTNTDF; from the coding sequence ATGAGTAATAGACTTATAAAATCGGTTAAACTTAATGGTTATAAATCGATTAAAGATATTGATATTAAATTAGAGGGAGGTTTAAATTTAATTATTGGGAAAAATTCTGTTGGTAAATCAAATTTTTTAGATTTTTTTCATAAAATATTAACCATCAATCTTGACGATATAGCAAATTTTGACTCCGAAATTTTATTTTCTGATGATTCAAGATTTGAAATAGAAAAGAGTTTTACTTTAGAAAAGAATGAATCTAAATCTTTCACTACGAGTAGTAAAATTGAAATTAATTTTAACGACAAGTTTTTTGATCGTTCTATAACTTTCAAAGAATTTATTACAGACTCTGATAATTTACCTTTCCAAGTGATAAAGGTTTGCCATGGTTTGCCAAGCAATAAACTTTTCATAAGCGACGATGTATATTTTAAACATTCAAAATCTGATTTTGATGAAGATTTCTTCAAAATTATGAGAGACCCTAGTGTTACTTCATTTACAAAAAATTTGTTGTTATTTGTGTATAGGGAGATGACTTATATCACGAATTTGGAGGATAAAAATTTTAAAAGCTATCTAGCTAATAAAATCGAGGATGTTCTTTATGACCTTAATTTAAATATTAAAAACCTTACATCGATTGAGGAAATTAGGGTAAATAAAGGTTTTGATATTTATACTGATGCCAATTCAATTTCTATTAAAAATTTAAAATTAGAATATAAAGTTGATGGAGTTTGGCTTGATTTTGACCATCTATCTGACGGAACTAAAAGAGTTTTTTATATTGTAAGTGAAGTTTTGAGTTCTTTAGATACTACGACTATTATTTTTACACCTTATGGATTTCAAGAGGCATTAAGTGTTTTCAATAGAACTATTGTTCTAATTGAAGAACCAGAGATTGGGCTACACCCTAAACAGTTCAATTCATTGTTACAATTTTTGAAAGATGAATCTGAAACAAAGCAAATTTTATTTACTACTCATTCACCATTATCTTTAAATATTGTAGGGTATAAAGATTTAGATAAGATTATTATTTTTAGAAAAGATAATAATAAAACTATAGCTGCAAATTTAAGTGACCAAGAAAAAATGAAGATCAATCAATTTAAACAAGATAGTGGACTTTATTTAAGTGATTATTGGTTATTTACAAATACGGATTTTTAG
- a CDS encoding DUF4276 family protein — MRIGLVGEAPHDTESIKFLLLKKYTSFEFVPLLSDVTGDMLEDPKTKHILAKQFLSEKLDFTIFVRDLDSHEKDRAQILLRKNYFNEFKGSVKHRGILFLNIYMIEALILADIKTFNSIYKCTFKLDKPVMEYINPKQALKEFTKFRYKEGHNRDIIKALDFETVVRNCPYFEKFIFRLDKYISDV; from the coding sequence ATGAGAATTGGTTTAGTGGGCGAAGCCCCTCATGATACTGAAAGCATAAAATTTTTATTATTAAAAAAATATACTAGTTTTGAATTTGTACCACTACTTTCAGATGTTACGGGTGATATGTTAGAAGATCCCAAGACTAAGCATATTTTGGCTAAGCAATTTCTATCCGAAAAATTAGATTTTACTATTTTTGTCAGGGATTTAGATTCACATGAAAAGGATAGAGCACAAATTTTATTAAGGAAAAATTATTTTAATGAATTTAAAGGGTCCGTTAAACATCGTGGTATATTATTTTTGAATATTTATATGATTGAGGCACTAATTTTAGCTGATATCAAGACATTTAACTCTATTTATAAATGTACGTTTAAATTGGATAAGCCTGTTATGGAATATATTAATCCAAAACAGGCTTTAAAAGAATTTACTAAGTTTAGATATAAGGAGGGGCATAATAGAGATATAATAAAGGCATTAGATTTTGAAACAGTGGTTAGAAATTGCCCTTATTTTGAAAAGTTTATATTTAGACTTGATAAGTATATTTCTGATGTTTAG
- a CDS encoding type II toxin-antitoxin system HicA family toxin, which produces MGNNRPLKTSDWVAYLKHLGCNYIRTSASHDHYRCPKCLRTITHREKDKEIPAIHLRTNLRTLGLDLNDLYNWIKENR; this is translated from the coding sequence ATGGGTAACAATAGACCGCTTAAAACCTCAGATTGGGTTGCTTATTTAAAGCATTTAGGTTGTAACTATATTAGAACTTCGGCATCGCATGACCATTATAGATGTCCGAAATGTTTAAGAACAATAACTCATAGAGAAAAAGATAAAGAAATTCCAGCCATACATTTAAGGACAAATTTGAGAACTTTAGGATTAGACTTGAATGATTTGTATAATTGGATAAAAGAAAATAGATAG
- a CDS encoding GNAT family N-acetyltransferase — MEEITILKISIVDIHQLQKIGKETFFETFSESNSEENMHVYLEMNFSIEKLTSEILNPSTTFYFAKLHHDVIGYLKLNSGNSQTELKDNRALEIERIYVLKEYHGKKVGQMLYDKAIEQAKLMNLDFVWLGVWEENLRAIAFYKKNGFVEFDKHIFNLGDDEQIDIMMKLKL, encoded by the coding sequence ATGGAAGAAATTACAATACTCAAAATCTCAATTGTTGATATTCATCAGTTACAAAAAATAGGGAAAGAAACTTTTTTCGAAACATTTTCTGAAAGTAATTCTGAAGAAAATATGCACGTGTATTTGGAAATGAATTTTTCAATCGAAAAGCTTACTTCAGAAATATTAAACCCAAGTACTACTTTTTATTTTGCTAAATTACATCATGATGTTATCGGATATTTGAAACTTAATTCAGGTAACTCACAAACTGAATTAAAAGATAATCGAGCACTAGAAATTGAAAGAATTTATGTGCTAAAAGAATATCATGGTAAAAAAGTTGGGCAAATGCTGTACGATAAAGCAATTGAGCAAGCAAAACTAATGAATTTAGATTTTGTATGGTTGGGAGTTTGGGAAGAAAATCTAAGAGCAATTGCTTTTTATAAGAAAAATGGTTTTGTCGAGTTTGATAAACATATCTTTAATTTGGGAGATGATGAACAGATTGACATCATGATGAAACTAAAACTTTAA
- a CDS encoding DUF3861 domain-containing protein: protein MEKKAYSYKLTLEGITNPKGEEIENEPLDLEFTNHDDLFKIFEVIKNKGLFENPNDNTEFFLGLKLFSEVLLRNRKSPNPMTKGLSDAVGEFMKELKGRK, encoded by the coding sequence ATGGAAAAAAAAGCATATAGCTATAAATTAACTTTAGAAGGAATTACAAATCCAAAAGGCGAAGAAATTGAGAATGAACCATTAGATTTAGAATTTACGAATCACGATGATTTGTTTAAAATTTTTGAAGTAATTAAAAATAAGGGTCTTTTTGAGAACCCAAATGATAATACCGAATTCTTCTTAGGATTAAAATTATTTAGTGAGGTTTTGTTAAGAAATAGAAAATCTCCAAATCCAATGACTAAAGGTCTTTCTGATGCCGTAGGTGAATTTATGAAAGAATTAAAAGGACGTAAGTAA
- a CDS encoding CDP-alcohol phosphatidyltransferase family protein, translating to MKKQIPNLITLLNLLSGLIALVYAFDDNLQMAFFWVSMGIFFDFWDGFAARTLKVSSPLGVQLDSLADMVTSGVVPGVAMYQMLAHIQENHEQYNVTDETFYMKLVPFIGFIITLGSCMRLAKFNIDTRQTDSFIGLPTPANALFILSIPVIMSTTQFEFLIDLFSNPYVLVFISLFSAFIMNAELPLFSLKIKGKKFSDNKLSIIFLSICLISIILFKYTAVPFIIGFYILLSLIINKTTNKTI from the coding sequence ATAAAAAAACAGATTCCTAACTTAATTACACTTTTAAATTTACTTTCTGGATTAATCGCCTTAGTTTATGCATTTGATGACAATTTACAAATGGCTTTTTTCTGGGTTAGCATGGGAATTTTCTTTGATTTTTGGGATGGTTTTGCCGCTCGTACTTTGAAAGTTTCAAGTCCGTTAGGCGTTCAATTAGATTCGCTTGCAGACATGGTTACTTCTGGTGTTGTACCTGGAGTTGCTATGTACCAAATGTTGGCGCACATTCAAGAAAATCATGAACAATACAATGTTACTGACGAAACATTTTACATGAAATTGGTTCCTTTTATTGGTTTTATCATTACTCTAGGTTCATGTATGAGATTAGCAAAATTCAATATTGACACTAGACAAACCGACAGTTTTATTGGTTTACCAACTCCTGCAAATGCATTATTTATTTTGAGCATTCCAGTGATTATGTCAACAACGCAATTTGAATTTTTAATTGATCTTTTTAGCAATCCTTATGTTTTGGTTTTTATTAGTCTATTTAGTGCTTTTATTATGAATGCAGAATTACCTTTGTTTTCATTAAAAATAAAAGGAAAGAAATTCAGCGACAATAAATTAAGCATCATCTTCTTGAGCATTTGTCTTATATCGATAATATTATTTAAATATACTGCTGTTCCTTTTATTATTGGCTTTTACATTTTATTATCGCTTATCATAAATAAAACTACAAACAAAACAATTTAA
- a CDS encoding PorV/PorQ family protein has protein sequence MTKKILYILLSVGCVSYGQTARKYSNEFLNIGVDAAALGMANSVIAQTGDVNSAYWNPSGLVNLESKEVALMHASYFANIAQYDYAAFAMPIDEKSAVALSMIRFGVDDILNTTELIDQNGNIDYNRISLFSTADYAFTASYARKLNIEGLSVGANAKVVRRIIGKFANSWGFGFDVGMQYKTASNWQFGAMVRDITTTYNTWSINKKEFDKIKDAVPGQNQDLPETNEITLPKLQLGAAKNFGLTEDLNLMAALVLHSEFAQTNAVISTKGFSLQPSAGVEFGYANMVFVRGGVGNFQNELQIDGNEKVTFQPNLGVGFRYKGIQVDYALTNIGEQSAALYSNIFSLKLDLSIFSK, from the coding sequence GTGACTAAAAAAATTTTATATATTTTATTATCAGTTGGTTGTGTTTCTTACGGACAAACAGCAAGAAAATATTCAAATGAGTTTTTGAATATTGGAGTAGATGCTGCTGCTTTAGGTATGGCTAATAGTGTTATTGCGCAAACAGGTGATGTAAATTCGGCATATTGGAACCCTTCTGGTTTGGTTAATTTAGAATCTAAAGAAGTGGCTTTAATGCACGCCAGTTATTTTGCAAACATCGCACAATATGATTATGCTGCTTTTGCAATGCCAATTGATGAAAAAAGTGCTGTTGCACTTTCGATGATTCGTTTTGGAGTTGATGATATTTTGAATACAACTGAACTGATTGATCAAAACGGAAATATAGATTATAATCGTATCAGTTTGTTTTCTACTGCAGATTATGCTTTTACTGCTTCTTATGCCAGAAAATTAAACATCGAAGGTTTATCTGTTGGAGCAAATGCTAAAGTGGTTCGTAGAATAATTGGTAAATTTGCTAATTCTTGGGGATTTGGATTTGATGTTGGTATGCAATATAAAACAGCATCAAATTGGCAATTTGGTGCGATGGTTCGAGATATAACAACAACTTATAATACTTGGAGTATCAACAAAAAAGAATTTGATAAAATCAAAGATGCAGTTCCAGGTCAAAATCAAGATTTACCTGAAACTAACGAAATTACATTGCCAAAACTTCAATTAGGTGCAGCTAAAAATTTTGGTTTAACAGAAGATTTAAATTTAATGGCAGCCCTGGTTTTACACTCAGAATTTGCTCAAACCAATGCAGTTATTTCTACTAAAGGTTTTAGTTTACAACCTTCGGCAGGTGTTGAATTTGGTTATGCAAACATGGTTTTTGTTCGTGGAGGTGTTGGAAATTTCCAAAACGAATTGCAAATTGATGGTAATGAGAAAGTAACTTTTCAACCCAATTTAGGAGTAGGTTTTAGATATAAAGGAATTCAGGTTGATTATGCACTAACCAATATTGGTGAACAAAGTGCAGCTCTTTATTCAAATATTTTTTCTTTAAAATTGGATTTAAGTATATTTAGTAAATAA
- a CDS encoding DUF4105 domain-containing protein, which translates to MNSKIFKYIKQQILLLICCFSFVSYAQSLKLSDNAQISVLTCGSGDEMYSIFGHTAIRVTDDLNGLDVVYNYGMFDFSTPNFYSKFIKGDLLYSIGQENYNDFIAAYKYYNRSINEQYLNLTLNQKQAIFDKIQHQLNSEERDYQYKFIENNCTTKVVNLLDNVLEKPLEHDFEGNADSQRIILNSFLKNHYFEKLGINLLFGINVDKDNQKVFLPEKLMHSISKTTNGNQKLEQNNLLHYEKIEDSSKTNWNTIYFFSIICLILAFLSRLKFMQYFIFFLIGILGTVILVVSLFTNHSELVWNESLLLFNPLYFFLALKKFRSIIVKILWASIVLFLIIASFEKVLIVLPLLLLEICYLFQLFRKKN; encoded by the coding sequence ATGAATTCTAAAATTTTTAAATACATAAAACAGCAAATCTTACTTTTGATTTGTTGTTTTTCTTTTGTTAGTTATGCCCAAAGCTTAAAACTTTCAGACAATGCTCAAATAAGTGTTTTAACTTGTGGATCAGGAGATGAAATGTATTCTATTTTCGGTCATACTGCCATTCGAGTTACTGATGATTTAAACGGACTAGATGTGGTTTATAACTACGGAATGTTCGATTTTTCTACACCAAATTTTTACTCAAAATTTATAAAAGGTGATTTGTTATATTCAATCGGTCAAGAAAATTATAACGATTTTATCGCAGCTTATAAATATTATAATCGATCGATAAATGAACAATACTTAAATCTTACTTTAAATCAGAAACAAGCAATTTTTGATAAAATTCAACATCAATTAAATTCAGAAGAACGTGATTATCAATATAAATTTATAGAAAATAATTGTACTACTAAAGTTGTTAATTTATTAGATAATGTATTAGAAAAGCCTTTAGAACATGACTTTGAAGGCAATGCTGATTCACAAAGAATTATCTTAAATTCTTTTTTAAAGAATCATTATTTTGAAAAATTAGGGATAAATCTACTTTTTGGTATAAATGTTGATAAAGATAATCAGAAAGTTTTTTTGCCTGAGAAATTAATGCATTCCATTTCTAAAACAACAAATGGAAATCAAAAATTAGAGCAAAATAATCTTTTACACTATGAAAAAATAGAAGATTCATCAAAAACAAATTGGAATACAATTTACTTTTTTTCGATTATTTGCTTAATTCTAGCTTTTTTATCGAGATTAAAGTTTATGCAATATTTTATCTTTTTTTTAATAGGAATTCTTGGTACTGTAATCTTAGTTGTTAGTTTGTTTACAAATCATTCAGAATTGGTATGGAATGAAAGTTTATTATTATTTAATCCATTGTATTTCTTTTTAGCTTTAAAGAAGTTTAGAAGCATTATTGTAAAAATATTATGGGCATCGATTGTTTTATTTTTAATAATTGCATCTTTTGAAAAAGTGCTCATTGTATTGCCGTTACTTTTGTTGGAAATTTGCTATTTGTTTCAATTATTTAGAAAAAAAAATTAG